The genomic region GGATCCTTCCGGGCGAGATTTGTGGGCTAAGGGGGCGCGATCGGAATCGAGCAGTACGCCGAGCATCGAAATCGAACCGGAACAATTTGTCGGCGCTTTGTCGATTCTCCAAGAACTCGGCGAATACGAACTGGTCTTGAAGTTGGGCCTGCCAATTCTGAGTGCCAACAATATCAGCCTCAAAAACGGGCGCTTCGGAGATCCGAACCTGGTAGTTCCCGATATCGTCTTGACCGTCGCTTTAGCCTGTTTGGAACTCGGACGGGAGCAGTGGCAGCAAAGCCAATACGAAAGTGCGGCAAAATCTTTAGAAACGGGTCAAGATCTTTTACTGACCGAGGGGCTGTTTGCCAACCTGCGCGGGGAAATGGGTTCGGATCTCTACAAACTACGTCCCTACCGGATTTTGGAGTTACTCGCCCTACCGGAAACGAAGGTCAAGGAACGGCAACGCGGGTTACGGCTGCTGCAAGAAATGCTCGAAGAACGCGGCGGCATCGACGGCACCGGGAACGACCAATCCGGCTTGAATGTAGATGACTTTTTGCGGTTTATCCAACAACTGCGCGGCCATTTGACGGCGGCGGAACAGCAGGAATTATTTGAAGCGGAAGCGCGGCGTCCGTCGGCGGTGGCGACTTATTTAGCGGTCTACGCTTTGGTCGCGGGGGGCTTTGCCACGCGCCAACCGTCGTTGATTCGGCGGGGGAAGTTGATGCTGGCTCATTTGGGGCGGCGTCAGGACGTGCATTTGGAGCAGGCGGTTTGCGCTTTGCTGCTCGGTCAAACTGAGGAAGCGTCCCAGGTTTTGGAGTTGACGCAGGAACGGGAACCCCTGGCGTTTATCCGGGAACAGTCCCAAGATGCGCCGGATTTACTGCCGGGATTGTGCCTGTATGCGGAACGGTGGTTGCAAGGGGAGGTGTTTCCCCATTTTCGCGATTTGGCGAGCGATCTCGCCTCGTTGAAGGATTATTTTGCCGACGAACAAGTTCAGGGCTATTTGGAAGGCTTGCCGGAAACTTCTAGCCAGGAGGTGGACGAGTGGGTGCCTTTGGCTCAGTCGAATCCCCCGCTTACGGTGGGTCTGCCGGAACCCAAGCCCAGACCGGATTCGGCGGTGCGCGCTTCGTTTCGGTTGAGCGATCGCCCCACGGGAAATGCTTATTCCCCGGTGGCTTTGTCTTCGTCCGGGGAACCGTCTGCGCGACTGGCGGAGGGGAACCGAGGAAGTTCGTTGGCGTCCCTTCCCCACGCCCGACGGGATTACAATCCGGAACGAGTCGGCGATTCCCCCCGCCGCAGCTCTCCCGGCAGTGGCGCCAACCGTCCCCCGGGTTGGGAACCCCAATTACCCCTGAGAAGTGGGGAGGAGCGATCGCGTTTACCCGTGGCGACGCGGGTTCGCAGTGGCGACGGTTCCGATGG from Oxynema aestuarii AP17 harbors:
- a CDS encoding IMS domain-containing protein, whose amino-acid sequence is MLVPLDYYRILGLPIQATAEQLQQAHRDRVQQLPRREYSEVATVERKRLIDEAYAVLSDPEERQIYDANFLAKSYDAEREVGDPSGRDLWAKGARSESSSTPSIEIEPEQFVGALSILQELGEYELVLKLGLPILSANNISLKNGRFGDPNLVVPDIVLTVALACLELGREQWQQSQYESAAKSLETGQDLLLTEGLFANLRGEMGSDLYKLRPYRILELLALPETKVKERQRGLRLLQEMLEERGGIDGTGNDQSGLNVDDFLRFIQQLRGHLTAAEQQELFEAEARRPSAVATYLAVYALVAGGFATRQPSLIRRGKLMLAHLGRRQDVHLEQAVCALLLGQTEEASQVLELTQEREPLAFIREQSQDAPDLLPGLCLYAERWLQGEVFPHFRDLASDLASLKDYFADEQVQGYLEGLPETSSQEVDEWVPLAQSNPPLTVGLPEPKPRPDSAVRASFRLSDRPTGNAYSPVALSSSGEPSARLAEGNRGSSLASLPHARRDYNPERVGDSPRRSSPGSGANRPPGWEPQLPLRSGEERSRLPVATRVRSGDGSDGSHSRRTRRGAGRGRSLKVSRLLLLAAAGIFALLFLWFLLGLIFGGVRALFARGPSLEGEQLNIRLDRPVMLPDRPKPEELALGGPLTEDKAAQTIRQWFSVKAQALGKDRQVDRLSEVLVDPALSLWQRRAQDARRDNWHWEYQHQLEEVSQLKVSETDPNQATVEAQVVESGQLFENGQPSRTREDNLRIRYQLMRDGDRWKIRDWAILSEG